Within the Paraburkholderia flagellata genome, the region GGCCAACGACGTGCACCTGCGCACCAGGCGCCACCCAACCCGCGATACAGTCGAGCAGCGAAGCCACGCGCTCCGCACCATCCAACACGACAAGGATGCGCACATACGGCGCGACATGATGCGCTGCGGCGACTTCGTCGACACGACGTTTCATTGGCCTGCTCCCCGTTCATTCGGAGCGCTGCCCGCGATGCCCGAATGACACTAACGAGTCCATGGCGCAGAACCACCGGCTCCGCGCCGCCTCCTGTTTTGCCTTCATGCGTTCATTCGATCTGCAGCCGCTTTTGCTCGGCGGCTGCCTTTTTCGGCAACGTGAGTGAGAGGACGCCGTCCTGGTACTGTGCGCTGGCCGCGCTCTCGTCGATATCGCTCGCCAACGAGAACGTGCGTCCGAATGCGCCGCTGTAACGCTCCCGGCGAATCACGCGCTCCCCTTCCTTTTGCTCGGTGTTGCGCTCGACCTTTGCGTGAATGGACACGACGTTGCCGTCGATCTTCACGTCGATGTCCTTCTTGTCCACGCCCGGCATTTCCGCCTTTACCGTGTAGGCATTGCCGCTCTCGCTCACATCGATTTTCATCGACGGGACTTCGTCTTCGTCGGCTGCGAGCATGCCTCGCAGCGGCCGGAACAAGCCCTGGAACAGGTCGGGCGCCAGCTCCATGGAAAACGGGTCATAACGTGTCAGCTTGCTCATCGCCTTCGCTCCTTTCCGCCGTCGCGGCGCACGAACCATCCGGCCGGATCGCGCTGCCACCCGCAGAGGTCACCCCACACACCGTGCGCGCCGCGCCATGCGGCACGCGCCGTCTTCAATCTAGACAGGCGAGGCGTTTTCCAATTGATCTACCTCAATGTCTCCTTTTTCGGCACTCGTGTGCGCCGTATGCGCTCACGAAAAAAGACTGATTCAGATCAAACTTATAGCGTCCCTCGTCTTTAGACTCGGATTACGCGGTGAGCGTCGAAGCGCACTTCAACCTTTCGCTGGAGATCGCAATGAGCTGCAAGACCATCATGGTTCACATGGACACGAGTGCTAGCGCCAATGCGCGGCTCTCGCTCGCGCTGAGGCTGGCTCGCGGGTTCGGCGCACATCTGGAGGGACTGTTCGCGAGGTTCGAACCCAACCCGCGCGAATTCCACGTGATGGGTGGAACAGCCGCCTACTACGACACGCATCGCACGCTGCGCATGGAACAGCGCGGCGCGATTGAACGGCTCTTCCGCGCAGAAGTCTCTCGCGCGCAGATCGATGGCGTCTGGGCCGTCTCAGAGGGCGATCCCGTTTCGGCGATCATGCAGCGCAGCCGGACAGCGGATCTCGTGATTCTCGGACAAGCCAATCCGGACGACCCGGAGTCCTATATTGCGGATCGATTCCCGGAGAGCGCTCTCCTTGGGGCGGCGGGGCCGGTGCTGCTGGTGCCATATACGGGCCGATTCGAGTCGTTCGGCAAACGCGTGCTCGTTGCCTGGAACGCAAGCCGCGAAGCCGCCCGCGCGGTTCACGACGCGTTGCCGTTCATCCTTCGAGCGGTGCACGTGACGATCTTGACGCCTGAGCAGTCGCACGCGTCGTGCGAAGACCTTGCCGCCATGCTCGCACGCCACGGTGCCACGTCGATCGACATCACCCTGCTTGCCCCGCACGCGGCCGAATCCACGGGCGATGCGCTGCTGAACCATGCCGCCGACGGCGCATACGACCTGCTCGTCATGGGTGCATACGGCCACACGCGATTCCAGGAGCTGGTTCTGGGCGGCGCCACGCGAACCATCCTCTCCACGATGACGCTGCCGGTTCTCATGTCTCATTGACCGGCCACACGCATTGCGACGGTCGAATGAGGTCGCGCAGGATCCCCGGCGCAGGAGAAAGCCGCCGGGGAAAAACGCCCTCACATCGGCGTGAACACAACCGGATATCCGAGATGGTCTTCGACCCCCTTGACGCCGGTTACGCGCTCCGCAGAGACCAATATCGCCTTGCGCTCCTCTTCCGAGTTCACCGTGCCCCAGAGGTGGACGATCCCTTCCTTGACGACGACATTCTCTGCAGCCATCGCCCATCGACGCCCCTCCAGTGCATGAAGCACGTCTCGCTGGATGCCAGCGTCAGACGCGAGCGCCGCCGCATCGGGCTGTGCCGCGCTCGCCAATGCGCGTATCAGGTTCGCGCGGCTCACGATGCCCACGAGCTTGCCCTGCTCCAGCACCGGCACGCGCTTGATGTGGTGGCGCTCCAGGAGGTCGGCGATCTCGCTCAGTTCCGCTTGCGGCGTGACGTAAATGACATTGCTCGTCATGATGTCGCCCACCTTCACGGCATTTTCCTTCAGGTACTCGCTTGCAAGCCTGCGGGTCGAGTGGAGGAATTCACCCAGCCAGCTACGCTGCGGCTTGCCTGTTCCTGTTTCCACGCGATGCAGCAGATCGCCCTCGCTGAGAATGCCGACAATGGCGCCGGTTTCGTCGACGACCGGCATGCCGCTCACGTGATGACTGGTTAGCAGTATCGCGGCCTCGAAGACCGACGCGTCTGGGCGCACGCTTACGACGTGCGTGGTCATGATGTCCAAAGCTTGCATGAGTTCCTCCGTTACCGGCAAACGCCGTACTGGGACTCAATTTAGAGATCGGCTGCGCACGTGCATTGACCTAAATCAATCATGCGGGCTCACTGCGACAATGAGTGCCACCTTGATTGCGTCAATTGATATACCCGCGATCCAATCCGGAGCGGTCCGATTGACGACAAGCAGTCTAGCGGCCTCGTCGATCGTCATGTTCGATGCTGCGGTGACGACTGACGTCGTCAGGACGTGGCGTGCGAGCGCTGAGGCGCCTTGATTCCATAACCTGATTCAATTCCGGATTGGCACACCGTCCTTTGCGCAAAGAGCTGCCTTGAATGGGCTCGTCTTAGCGTTGAGTGTTGAGTGCGCCCAAGCCGACAGTGCTATCGAACTTCGAGTGAGCAATAGAGGTCTGGAATGCAAAGGGCAATCGAGTCATTCAGCGCAGGCTGCGTAGCAAACGAAATCTGCGATGCGTCGAAGCGCGGAAACGGCGTGTATCCCGAAGCATAGGGCGCCCGGGCGGACTCATCCAGCCCGGAATCGAAATCGGCGTTACCGGTCGCGGCGATACAGCACTGAAATCCGGCGCTGGCCATCGCCGTGAACACGCAGCAGGTTAGAACGGTTATGGTCCGGCTCGGGTCGCTCATGTCGCGGCTCCTTAAGCGTGGCACGTCGTTGAGCGCTACCTTCCCTTCGCAAGGCAGCGTGCCCCTTGGAACAGGTTATGACGAGGAGGCGGACCGCACCAAATAGCCATCAATACGTGATGTTTGCCGGGCGCATCACCGTAGTGCGGCCAAAGCCCCAAGCGCATCACGTCGGCCGATCGTCGATGACAAACCATCGGAGCGTGCGCGCCGGTTCGTCAGGCACGGCGATTTGCGTGGGCAGGCTGCTAATCACGCCCCTCACCTGGGCGACAAACGCGTCACCCTTCACCGACGCAAGCGACACTGTTTTCAGGCCGCACTGATCTTACCCACGAACCGTGGACACCTTGAATTTGGCGTTCGTCAGCATTTCAAAGGGCAGCGGCGCCTCGTAACCGATCGTTGAG harbors:
- a CDS encoding Hsp20/alpha crystallin family protein — its product is MSKLTRYDPFSMELAPDLFQGLFRPLRGMLAADEDEVPSMKIDVSESGNAYTVKAEMPGVDKKDIDVKIDGNVVSIHAKVERNTEQKEGERVIRRERYSGAFGRTFSLASDIDESAASAQYQDGVLSLTLPKKAAAEQKRLQIE
- a CDS encoding CBS domain-containing protein, whose amino-acid sequence is MQALDIMTTHVVSVRPDASVFEAAILLTSHHVSGMPVVDETGAIVGILSEGDLLHRVETGTGKPQRSWLGEFLHSTRRLASEYLKENAVKVGDIMTSNVIYVTPQAELSEIADLLERHHIKRVPVLEQGKLVGIVSRANLIRALASAAQPDAAALASDAGIQRDVLHALEGRRWAMAAENVVVKEGIVHLWGTVNSEEERKAILVSAERVTGVKGVEDHLGYPVVFTPM
- a CDS encoding universal stress protein, which gives rise to MSCKTIMVHMDTSASANARLSLALRLARGFGAHLEGLFARFEPNPREFHVMGGTAAYYDTHRTLRMEQRGAIERLFRAEVSRAQIDGVWAVSEGDPVSAIMQRSRTADLVILGQANPDDPESYIADRFPESALLGAAGPVLLVPYTGRFESFGKRVLVAWNASREAARAVHDALPFILRAVHVTILTPEQSHASCEDLAAMLARHGATSIDITLLAPHAAESTGDALLNHAADGAYDLLVMGAYGHTRFQELVLGGATRTILSTMTLPVLMSH